Below is a window of Aeromonas veronii DNA.
TGAGCGGCAGCACCGTTGGGGATGATTGGCTACTTTATAATGAGGATAATGAATTTCGAGTTAAAGGGGCAAGTCGCCTTAAACTCAATGACTCGTATGGTTTATGCGATGCTGCAATAAATGGCCTTGGTATTGCTAGGTTACCTTTATTATTTGCGGAAACTATAGTGGCGAAGGGGAAATTAATATCGGTTTTACCACAATGGACACATATTAGCGCCCCGATCCATGCAATCTTTCCAAAAAGTCGTTACGCATCCCCAAAGGTCCGTAGTTTTGTTGATTTTATATTGGAGCAGCGTGAGTTATAGAAACCTGCATGCTCTATATAAAAGTCATATCAAGACGGTTTCAATATAAAATATTTACGTTTTAACGTATTAACAACCGGACCTTCCGTCTCTGCTGCCGGATAAAAGAGAGCAATCAAATGCGGCAGCGGCAGAGGGGCCCGAAGGCCCCCATTCGTCACACAGTGTAGTTTTCTCCTGGCTTCGGCTGATCCAGCTTCACCACTTTGCGAACGGTCGGGGTGACTGACCGTTTGCCCAGCAGAAGTAAACCACGCATCTGGTATTACCGGAAAGCCACCACCCCCCCCTGTGGTCGCCGTAAGAGATCAAAAAATCCCTGCATACCCGAGACAAGCCTTAGCCATCCCCTCATATGAGCGAGGCGTGACGCGGCTTTCGGGGTATGATCGCCGGTATTGACCGACAAATACCGAGCGACAGCCCGCCATGTTCAATCACGAGATGATCCTTAACCACATCGATGACATATTCGGCCACGACATGCATGCCAAGCGTGCCTTGTCGCTCGCCAATGCCACTCTTGGCGTTATCGAGTCAGGAGCATTAGCCATTCATGCCATCGGCAATGGCCTCTCGCTGGCCAACGGGCTGGAGCGAAAGCATGCCGTCAAACAGGTCGACCGCCTGCTCACCAACACCAAGCTCAATGTCTGGAACCTGTTTGATGACTGGGTGCCCTATGTGGTGGCCGAGCGCACCGAAATCGTCGTTTCAATGGACTGGACCGAATTTGATGCGGATGACCACAGTACCCTGGTTATCAGCCTGCAAACCAGCCATGGCCGCAACACGCCGCTCTTGTGGAAGACCCACCAGAAATCCCTGCTCAAAGGCCAGCGCAATGCCCATGAGAAAGCGCTGCTGACCAAGCTCAAACAGACCTTGCCGGAAGGGGTATTTGTCACCGTGGTCGCCGACCGGGGCTTTGGCTATAGGGAGCTGTTTGAATGCCTTGAGCAAGAGCTGGACTTTGCGTATGTCATTCGTTTTAAAGGAAATATTCTGGTTGGCTATCCCGATATGGAACAGGTGCCAGCCAGTGACTGGCTGACGCCAACCGGACGGACTCGCACACTCAAAGAGGTGGAGCTCACCGGCCAGCGGCAACGGGTCGAGCGGGTCTATTGCTGTCACAAGAGCGGCATGAAAGAGCCCTGGTTTCTAGCCAGCAATCGGGTCGATTTGAGCGCCGCCAAGGCATTGCAACTCTACGGCCAACGCTGGGGTATCGAGACCAGTTTTCGTGACATCAAGGACTACAAATTCGGCATGGGGATGGGAGAGGTACACATCAAAAATCCGGCCCGCCGCGACCGGCTGTTTCTGTTCAGTGCGCTGGCGATAGTGCTGTTAACCCTGCTGGGCAAGGCGGGTGACAGTGCAGGTCTGGAGCGGACCATCAAGGTCAATACGAGCAAAACGCGGACCTACTCGTTCTTCCGGCAGGGGGTCATTTATTACCAATTACTGCCCAAGATGAAAGAGGACTATGCTCGCTTACTGATGGAAAAGTTCACCTATTACCTGAAGCAGCACCGGTTATATACCCGCACATTTGGAATTATTTGAGTCTTAAAAAATGAGGGGATCAGTAAGGAGACAAGCGGATGGCTCGTGCAGCGGTTGTCAAAACCGTTTGCTCCGCTCCTGTCGGTCTTGAATAACCGCTCCGCTGGAAAATGTTAGCAACCATTTTTGCAAGTGTCAGCGGGGTTTTGCCCCAGTATCCGAACCAGTAACGCCCGGGGTTCACGTACCACATCAGTGCCGACTGCAAGCACCTTACCGTCCATACTTGCTGTATATTCGGCCACTACATCCCCAAAAGCATTACGCTGCACAGCAACCTTCTGGCCCTTCTTCACATCGTCACCCAACTTGACGAGAACGTCTGCAAAGCCACCAGTCGTTGCCCGAATCGAGCTCATTTCATTACCTATGTATGTCTTGTGGCTCTCGGCGGTGGCCCCAAGCTTTCCGTCTATCACCTTGTAGTGGCTCAATACGTTTAGAGCCCCCTGCAAGCCTCGATCGATCATATCCTGCTGATACACCCGTGGCTCGCCTACTTCTGCGGTTATAGCCGGAATGCCATTCTCAACAAACGTAGTTTCCATCGACCCTGCTTCACCGGGATCCTTTTTGATTTGGTCGGCAGGGAACAGCTCCGCAATGGTCTTCACATCCGCATTACGATAGTCGGCATAGATGAAGAGTGGGTATGCTGTCCCTGTAGACTGGGTGTGATAGTCGATAGCCAAATCGACATTTCCTTTGTAGACCTTGTTCCACATCAGCCATGCCTGACGCTCAGGAGCATTACCGGTCTCTTTACCTGGATGGATCCGGTTGTAATCGATCACATCACCGCCGTCGGTCGAAATTGCCCACGTACGCGACACACGCTCTAGACCGGAACGGTTGGGGCCAATAACGCCAATGACAGTCCCTTTCATCTTGGCCGGATCAAGTTGTGCCATCGCCTTTTGTACGATCCGAACACCATTGAGCTCGTCACCATGAACTCCAGCCTGTAGCAATACTTTTTTACCATCGGCAGCCCCTTTGGCCACCATGATCGGCACGTACCAACGTTGGCCGGTCCCGGTCTCAACGCCCTCAAACATAAAGCGGTGCTGGCCTGTAGCCAGATCAGCAACATCGAGTGCTGAAATCACAGGTACGCCTTGGACCTTATCCCCTGTGTACTGGGTGGCGGCATGCGCAACCGAACCAAAAAGTGCTAATCCAACAGCAAACGCAACATAACGCATACAACTCTCCATGATGCTCAATATGATTAGTAAATCTCGACTCGATAAGCTGGCAGGCAGTCCAAGGCAAATCTACATGTCGGGATGACTAAGCTATCAAGGCGATATGTCGAGTATCTACTTTGGGTTAGAAGAAATGTGATGCCAAGACATAGTTTCTGGCATATTGAATACAAATGAATCCACGCTCCCTTGTGCCGATATGCAAGACCACAAAACCAAATCACATCTGCCGTGTTTGATTTCTCTACTTTACCCGCCAGCAAAGGAAAAACGCCCAAACCAAGCAGTTAATCTGTTTAAATTTCAGCTATTTATAGAACTTCCCCTGTATGAAATCTCGTAGAAAAAGTTCTTAAAAATGCCAAAATTTCAGCAGATCGGCAGACCTACTCGGTCTGCCCCAGATCGCTTTCCCGTACAGGTTCCCACTTCCTTTGTCCGGTCTCGTTGTCCTTGCCTGTAAAGGCTGAAGGAGCACGTCAACCCTGACATGCTGCTCCAGCGAGTGTCATCAGACAGACGGACTCTGTGTCCGTAATGACTGATGACCAGCCAGCCCCTCGAGCAACAAGTCCAGCAGCATATTCTGCAATGCCCTGGCCTTATCGGGGTGAGAGAGGTACGTCAGCGACATGCCCTGCTGGGTTTCCATGCGTCCGATGACGGCTTCATCCACTGCATTAGGGAAATCGCCATGCAGAATCGATTCCCGTGGGTTATTGCGGACCTGTTCCATCAGGGGACCGTTTTCACTCAGCTTGGTCACCATCCCCTGCACCCAGTCGAGCTTGTCCCCATCAGTCACTTCCAGGCCAAACAGATCGTTCATCCGAGCCAGCAGCTCGGAGAGGAAATCCTTCTTTTCCTCTTTCGGCTTGGCGCTGCCGAGGGAGGCGATTCCCTCCAGCCCATAACCGGCAGCATTCTCTTTAAGTTGCAGATCCTGGGTCCGCTTGGCCTTGAGGTGGTAGTGGCTCAGCATCACCGAGGAAAGGTCTACTTGCTCTTCATCCAGCACCTCTTCCCGCAGCAGAGGCAGCAGGTGGCGTGCAAAGACACACAGCCGCTCCATGTCGTAATCGTCGAAGGGGGTGATCTGGGAGACAAACTCATAAAACCGCACATAGCCGTTGAGGTTCTTCTTGAACAGCTCCAGCACCGAACGTGCTTCCCCGGCCTCCTTCAGGCGACGTTCGGCATTGACCTGATCGCTACCTGAACCGCCCTGTTCCATCAGCCATTTGAGCTGGGTCCGACACTCCCGAATAGCATCGATGGCCAGCCGGTAACGCTTGGCGAAGCGATCTCTGGCCGGAACGGCGTGCCGCAAGAAGGCATCGGCCCCCCGTTTGGGGTCGAAATAGGCATCGGTAAACGCCACCACCTCGGGCCAGGTGAAGATCCCCTCCCCCTTGAGCTTGTGGAACAGGTCATAGATCAGGTTGGGGTCCGATACCGAGTCAAGCCGGGCGGTTTCGTAATACTTCTGGAACTCTTCCAGTACATCCTGCGGGTCGTTCACGAAGTCGAGTACATAGGTACTCTCCTTGCCCGGATAGGTGCGATTGAGCCGCGAGAGGGTCTGGATGCAGTCCACCCCGGTTAAGCGTTTGTCCACATACATGGCACACAGCTTGGGCTGATCGAACCCAGTCTGGAACTTGTTGGCCACCAGCATCACCTGATAGTCAGCAGTATCGAACGCCTTACGCATGTCCCGACCCTTCAGCTCCGGGTTCATGTTCCGCTCGTTCCACGTCTGCCCCTCGTCCTCGATGTCACCCGAGAAGGCCACCATGGCCCGAATGGCTTGATAACCCTGGTCCTTGACGTATTTATCGAACGCCAGCTTATAGCGGACCGCCTCCATACGGCTGCTGGTTACCACCATCGCCTTGGCTTGTCCACCCAAGAGCTTGCCAACATGCTGGCGGAAGTGCTCGACAATCACCTGCACTTTCTGGCCAATGTTGTGCGGGTGCAGCCGCACCCACTGGGATAGCTTGCGCTTGGCCTTCTTGCTGTCCACTTCTGCATCAGCCGCTTCGCTATCCATCGCCAGCTTGAACGCCAACTGGTAGTTGGTGTAGTTCCGCAACACGTCAAGGATGAACCCCTCCTCGATCGCCTGGCGCATGGTGTAAACGTGGAATGGCTCGGGTTTGTTCTCATCCGAAATGGGCAGATGGGGCTTGGGCGGGCGACCGAACAGCTCCAGCGTCTTGGCCTTCGGGGTAGCAGTGAAGGCGAAGTAGCTGATGTTCTGACTGCCGCCACGGGCAGCCAAGGTCAGGTTCATCACATCCTCGGCCGAGAGCTCTTCCTCATCATTCAGCTGTTCGGCCATCAACACCTCACGCAACTGACGGGCAGTCTTGCCGGTCTGGCTGGAATGAGCCTCGTCGGCCACCACCGCAAAGCGGCTGGCCTTCAGGCTGGTACTCTCTTGAATGGCCTTGAGCACATGGGGGAAGGTTTGAATGGTGACGATAATGATCGGCGTGCCCGAGGTTAACGCCTCGGCCAACTGAGCCGATTTGCTGCCATCCCCCTCTTCCCGATTGATGCGGGAGATCACCCCGGATGCATGATCGAACTGAGCGATGGTCTCCTGCAACTGGCTATCGAGCACGGTACGGTCGGTAACGACGATGACGGAATTGAATAGCTTCTCACTCTCTCCGGCATCGGTGTCACGCCGCAGCGATGCGAGCTGATGGGTCAACCAGGCAATAGAGTTCGACTTGCCCGAGCCCGCCGAGTGCTGAATAAGGTACTTCTGGCCGCTCCCTTCTTGGCTCAGGGCGCTAAGCAGCGTCTCAACCACCTTCCACTGGTGATAGCGGGGGAAAATCATCGTCTCTTTCTTCTTGCGGCGGCCCAGTGCGTCCTCATCAAAGGTGACTTGCAGATGCAGATAGCGACCCAGAATATTGAGGAAGGTCTTAGGGGAGAAAATCTCCTGCCACAGGTACTCGCTGGCGAACCCTGTCTCAGGCTGATCGTTCCCTGCCCCGCCCTTGGCGGTGCCCCGGTTGAACGGCAAGAAGAAGGTATCTGCTCCGGCCAGCCGGGTGGTCATCGCCACCTCGAACTGATTGACGGCAAAGTGCACCAAGGCCCCACGGCGAAAGGCCAGCAACGGCTCACGCTTGCCCGCCGTTAGCAGTGGCCGGTCAACGCGGTACTGCTGCTTGGCGTTCTCCAAGCTCTGTTTGAAGCAAGACTTGAGCTCTAAGGTCGCCACCGGGATGCCGTTGAGAAACAGAGTGAGATCGAGTCGCCCATCATAGCCGTGAGGGCTGTAAACCAGCTCTGGTACCACCCGCAGTCGGTTCTTGGCATACCGCTCAACCAGCTCTGGGTTAAGGTCATGGTCGGGCTTGAAGGTGGCCACTGCCAGCCGGTGTCCTCGGTCCTCTACTTGATGACGGAGTAACCACAAAGTACCTCGCTCATCGCTCTCAAGGGATCGAGCCACGGCGTTGAGCAGATGACGCTCCGGCTCCTCACCGTAGGTCTTGCAGTATTTCTGCCACCCCTCTGGCTGGCTCTCCTGCACATAGGCGATCAAATCTTCGGGGTAGAGAGCTCGCTCTTTGTCATAGTGTGCCGACTCACCGACCAACCAACCTGATGCGGCCAGTTGCTCGATGATATGGTCCTGGAAGGCTTTTTCCCGTGCCCTATTTTCCAAACTGAGGTCCAGGCTCATGGCTGGTCACCTTGCTGCGGCTCTTTTTGCAAGGAAAGTTGCAAAGAAAGCCACACCAGCCCCTGTTCGGCAAAGGTAAAGAGCTGGTCGCTATAACCTTGGCCAATCACACTACGGATGATCTCGGGGTCGATATTGAGGTAATCGTGCACCAGGGCATTACGCAGTCCGATGATCTTGCGCCAGCCGCTTAACCCCTCGGCAGGCTGGGCCCCTCGCTGGGCCAGGATCTCGAATGCCTGATAGGCATCCTGCGGACTGTGGCCTGCCAGTGCCTTGGCCCAATGTTTCGCTACTCCGATACAGGCTTCGATGGACACTTGCAGGGTGCGTTCGGCGGCCCGATATTCCAGATTGGAGAGGGCCCGCTCGGCGAGCAGGGTTCGGATTTCCAGCAGTTCGGCCTGATAGCGGCCAAGACTCAGGCGAAGGGCGGTGATATAGGCGTTATCGGCCATGAGAAACGTCACTCCTGGTATGAAGAATGAGTGGGGGAACGGAAATTGATTTCCATCTGCGACATGATACGGGCTTCTTCACGCAGACGGCGACCCTGGTCGCGGCAAAACAGTATCCGATTGGCATCAACAATGGCAAAGGCAAGCGGAATGGGGGCCTGATTGATATCGACCACCGACAACTGCCCCTCGGCCAGCCCCAAGGCTCGCTGCCAGTCGAGGGCCAGCAACTCGGGCCGCAACCGGTTATCCAGAGAGTCAACCAATTTGACGGGGTCGAAGGCTACCGCCAGATCCCAATCGCTATGGGGCCCAGCGTTCCCCTTGGCGTGGGAACCATAGAGCCACAACACCATCACCTCGGGGTGAGCGGCAGCGAGGGTGGCTAACTGTGCGGTGAGGGTAGGCAGAGTCATACCATTCACTCCTGTGCGAGAAAACGAGAAGGTCTGATGACGCGAATGTCCGATGACGCGATCGTTCGATTACGCTTCGCTAATCGAACCTACGGGCTTTTCCACCATGGCAGCCTTGCCTTCCAGTTCGCTCACCTCGTGCTGACCATAACGGAACAATTTGATATCGCTCATGCGGCAACCTCGTCGGCGGGTGGCGTCCATCCCCGCAGATCAATCTTGCCGGTCACGGCGGCAGAGATAAGGGCGCTACGACGTTCTACAAGCAGAGCAATTGCTTCCGTGCATTTTTGAATACAAAGGTCCGTATATTCACTAAGCAAGTTAAGCTCTTTTGCAATTGCTTTTTGCTCATCAATTGGAGGAACAGGTATTATTTGTTCCCCTAACATAGTTCGACTAATTCTGAGACGGAATCCACCACCGACCCTACATATATCTTGTATCCACTCTAACCACCCTACAGAATTCGTTAAATAAACTAAAAACTCTGCATCAAAATCATCAGAAGGTTTTAAAATTGCGTTGTCCACAGATGTAATCATCTTTACATCTAAGTGTGGAGCGAGACAAGATCTACCGACTGGCCCATCTAAACGACAAATGAGTACATCATTAGGCTTAACCTCTGTACACTTAAGCGTTTTAAAACTATGCTCTGAAATATATCTAAACCCTTGTTCTTTAAAATGACCGATACCTATATTTCCTGTTTGTAACAGTCGAACACCTTCGTCAGATATATATGGAGTTTCAATCCAATCACCATCCGTAAAGCTCTTTTTGAAACTTGAAGCAGCATACTTCAATGCATGCGTAACCCAATGTTCCGGAACTTGACCAAGCCACTCGACGCAGGAGTCTTTCATGGGGGCATTGGGATTGAGACCCTTGGTCACGGCGTGGGAGATCACCGCCTGCCGTTTCTCTTTGAGCAGTTCGATCAGCCGCTGCTGCTGGGTAATCAGCCGGTCTATCCGAGCTGTTTCGTAGTCGAGGAAGGCGGCGATAGTCTGCTGCTCCTCCCATGAAGGAACCGCGATTTTTATATCTATAAGCTCAGAGGAATTTATAGCTGGATAACTAACACCTGTTGAACGAGCAACAACGGAATCAATAAAATGTCTAGCCCGCAATGCATATTGCGCAAAACCGCTCAACAGACATTTTGGCCTTAACACAGCAAAACCTGTGGAAGCGATCTTCCCATCGAATTCCAATGATATTGGTGCAATGGCTTCAAGATATGTTCGAACGGTTGATACGATAATATCGCCTTGTCTGACAACTCTCCTAGCCCGTGAAGGTGCTCCAGAAAACCTCATGTTTTCCGTTCTTGTAATACCTTCACTAGACGAAACACCGCCGATATCAATGTAACCAAACTCCATGTCAGGGTCAGTTGATTCACTAAGCACTTCATCATTACAGCTAACGATGTATTTCAGAGCCTTGGTTTCCCATGATGACGGACATAGTTGAAGCCACTCCACCCCCGAATCTTTATATTCCGGATAGGGTTGATATTGACCTGTGGTTTTCGGTTCGGCAGCTATCATTTCTGCTCTCCTTGTTGTTGGGCCTGTTGCCAGAAGGGATCTTGCTGCCAGCTCACTGGCATCCCCATATGGGCCAGGGATATATGGGGATATTTGGCTAGCAGTGTGACCAAGCGGGATGACCAGGCACTGTCCGGGCTGACACGCGTCAACAGGCTCTCGATGATCACCAGCAAGAAATAGAGACGTTTGCGAGCATTGAGCTGTTGTCTGGCGTTGACCGGCAACCGCTCTGATACGATGGCCAGTCGTTCGGAGCCCTTTTTCGGCCATAAGGGGGCCGTACCGAGCTCACGATTCCAGACACGGCTATGGTGAGCACTCCAGTTACGCAAATCTGAGAGCGAGCGAAACCAGGACGTCAACACGACATGGGGCCAGCCAAAGTGGCCGGCAATCTCTTTTTGCACCTCGGGTGATCTCAAATTGGCAAAAAAGCTGGAGATTTGAGCAAAGGTCAACAGTTCCATCGCCATCCAGACCGGTGGCTCTTCAGATGCGTCTGGATATCGTTGCCGATAGTGCGCCATAAAATGCTCCATCTTATGGCCCTGGGCTTTCTTCCGTAGCTCCGCCAGCAACCAACCGTGATCATAACGGCTGTCAAACAGTGCAGGATCCAGGTAACAGAATGGATCCTTGTAATGGGTTGCCAGCACCTCTGTTAACCGGGCTCGCAGTGCGACCTCCAACCGCTCAATGGCATCGAGCAGCAATAGGCGTAACTCCCTGTCAAACACATAGAGCTCAAGCACCTGCTCAAAACGAGTGCCATCAATAAAGTGGTGCTCATCTTGATCCGGAATGTAAAAAGGCCGGGTGTAGGCGCTGAGACGAAAGTAACTGATATTGGCGAGATAATGACGAGCCCTGGCATCGTCATCAATCAAGAGGCCACGTTCGGCAAGCAGGGCCAGCTGTTCATCCAGCGACAGAGGGGGTTTAAGGTAGCTGTTCACTGAAATCCTCCGTTCATTGCAACGCAGTGGATTTCGAGCATAAAAAACCCGCCAGAGTGTGCATCGTAGAGAGGCATGGCGGGTGTGTTACCCGCAATATTAGGTATCGGACGTCCGATAGTCAATCTCTTTGCGTCATATTGCGTGCTATTGCGTCCAACCCCGTCGGCGATTCCTGAATAGCCAGTATGCATTGGCATCATGAATGCACCTGTGCCAGCAGTTGCATGATCTCCTTGGCGACCGCATCGAGATCGGCATCAATAGCTGCCAGCTCGCGGGGAGGCTGATACTGGTAGAAGTGGCGGTTAAAGGGGATCTCGTATCCCACGATGCCTACCTGACCATCGAGCGGGTCGGTCTTACTCAAGTCAATCCAGGCATCCGGTACATGGGGCAACACCTCACGCTTGAGATACTCATGAATGTCTTCCCCGAACGGCACGTTTTCGTTATCCCGCAGATCCGAGTTGGCTTCCGGCTCGCCTTTGCTTTTACACACGTCGGCGGCGTCATCCTGCTCAGCCAGATGGTTCACCAGCAGTTTAAAGGCCGGGGCAGGCAGCTTGACCTCACCCAGCAACTTGGTCAGCTGCTTTTTGAATTTGTCGCGAGAGAGCAACTTGACCTCAGCGAACTGGCCCAAGGCAGTCATGATGGCGGATTGCAAAGTGCCATCGAGCTTAGTCCACCCCTTATCGGCAGTGAGGTTGGCGAGGCGCTCGGCATCCTGCGGGTAGAATGCCAGTTTCAGCGGCCGTTCGATGGTCAGACGACGATAGCCAAAGGCAGT
It encodes the following:
- a CDS encoding restriction endonuclease subunit S, whose translation is MIAAEPKTTGQYQPYPEYKDSGVEWLQLCPSSWETKALKYIVSCNDEVLSESTDPDMEFGYIDIGGVSSSEGITRTENMRFSGAPSRARRVVRQGDIIVSTVRTYLEAIAPISLEFDGKIASTGFAVLRPKCLLSGFAQYALRARHFIDSVVARSTGVSYPAINSSELIDIKIAVPSWEEQQTIAAFLDYETARIDRLITQQQRLIELLKEKRQAVISHAVTKGLNPNAPMKDSCVEWLGQVPEHWVTHALKYAASSFKKSFTDGDWIETPYISDEGVRLLQTGNIGIGHFKEQGFRYISEHSFKTLKCTEVKPNDVLICRLDGPVGRSCLAPHLDVKMITSVDNAILKPSDDFDAEFLVYLTNSVGWLEWIQDICRVGGGFRLRISRTMLGEQIIPVPPIDEQKAIAKELNLLSEYTDLCIQKCTEAIALLVERRSALISAAVTGKIDLRGWTPPADEVAA
- a CDS encoding Abi family protein — its product is MIDDDARARHYLANISYFRLSAYTRPFYIPDQDEHHFIDGTRFEQVLELYVFDRELRLLLLDAIERLEVALRARLTEVLATHYKDPFCYLDPALFDSRYDHGWLLAELRKKAQGHKMEHFMAHYRQRYPDASEEPPVWMAMELLTFAQISSFFANLRSPEVQKEIAGHFGWPHVVLTSWFRSLSDLRNWSAHHSRVWNRELGTAPLWPKKGSERLAIVSERLPVNARQQLNARKRLYFLLVIIESLLTRVSPDSAWSSRLVTLLAKYPHISLAHMGMPVSWQQDPFWQQAQQQGEQK
- a CDS encoding DUF86 domain-containing protein, coding for MADNAYITALRLSLGRYQAELLEIRTLLAERALSNLEYRAAERTLQVSIEACIGVAKHWAKALAGHSPQDAYQAFEILAQRGAQPAEGLSGWRKIIGLRNALVHDYLNIDPEIIRSVIGQGYSDQLFTFAEQGLVWLSLQLSLQKEPQQGDQP
- a CDS encoding nucleotidyltransferase domain-containing protein, with protein sequence MTLPTLTAQLATLAAAHPEVMVLWLYGSHAKGNAGPHSDWDLAVAFDPVKLVDSLDNRLRPELLALDWQRALGLAEGQLSVVDINQAPIPLAFAIVDANRILFCRDQGRRLREEARIMSQMEINFRSPTHSSYQE
- a CDS encoding succinylglutamate desuccinylase/aspartoacylase family protein, which codes for MRYVAFAVGLALFGSVAHAATQYTGDKVQGVPVISALDVADLATGQHRFMFEGVETGTGQRWYVPIMVAKGAADGKKVLLQAGVHGDELNGVRIVQKAMAQLDPAKMKGTVIGVIGPNRSGLERVSRTWAISTDGGDVIDYNRIHPGKETGNAPERQAWLMWNKVYKGNVDLAIDYHTQSTGTAYPLFIYADYRNADVKTIAELFPADQIKKDPGEAGSMETTFVENGIPAITAEVGEPRVYQQDMIDRGLQGALNVLSHYKVIDGKLGATAESHKTYIGNEMSSIRATTGGFADVLVKLGDDVKKGQKVAVQRNAFGDVVAEYTASMDGKVLAVGTDVVREPRALLVRILGQNPADTCKNGC
- a CDS encoding DEAD/DEAH box helicase family protein, translating into MSLDLSLENRAREKAFQDHIIEQLAASGWLVGESAHYDKERALYPEDLIAYVQESQPEGWQKYCKTYGEEPERHLLNAVARSLESDERGTLWLLRHQVEDRGHRLAVATFKPDHDLNPELVERYAKNRLRVVPELVYSPHGYDGRLDLTLFLNGIPVATLELKSCFKQSLENAKQQYRVDRPLLTAGKREPLLAFRRGALVHFAVNQFEVAMTTRLAGADTFFLPFNRGTAKGGAGNDQPETGFASEYLWQEIFSPKTFLNILGRYLHLQVTFDEDALGRRKKKETMIFPRYHQWKVVETLLSALSQEGSGQKYLIQHSAGSGKSNSIAWLTHQLASLRRDTDAGESEKLFNSVIVVTDRTVLDSQLQETIAQFDHASGVISRINREEGDGSKSAQLAEALTSGTPIIIVTIQTFPHVLKAIQESTSLKASRFAVVADEAHSSQTGKTARQLREVLMAEQLNDEEELSAEDVMNLTLAARGGSQNISYFAFTATPKAKTLELFGRPPKPHLPISDENKPEPFHVYTMRQAIEEGFILDVLRNYTNYQLAFKLAMDSEAADAEVDSKKAKRKLSQWVRLHPHNIGQKVQVIVEHFRQHVGKLLGGQAKAMVVTSSRMEAVRYKLAFDKYVKDQGYQAIRAMVAFSGDIEDEGQTWNERNMNPELKGRDMRKAFDTADYQVMLVANKFQTGFDQPKLCAMYVDKRLTGVDCIQTLSRLNRTYPGKESTYVLDFVNDPQDVLEEFQKYYETARLDSVSDPNLIYDLFHKLKGEGIFTWPEVVAFTDAYFDPKRGADAFLRHAVPARDRFAKRYRLAIDAIRECRTQLKWLMEQGGSGSDQVNAERRLKEAGEARSVLELFKKNLNGYVRFYEFVSQITPFDDYDMERLCVFARHLLPLLREEVLDEEQVDLSSVMLSHYHLKAKRTQDLQLKENAAGYGLEGIASLGSAKPKEEKKDFLSELLARMNDLFGLEVTDGDKLDWVQGMVTKLSENGPLMEQVRNNPRESILHGDFPNAVDEAVIGRMETQQGMSLTYLSHPDKARALQNMLLDLLLEGLAGHQSLRTQSPSV
- a CDS encoding IS4 family transposase; protein product: MFNHEMILNHIDDIFGHDMHAKRALSLANATLGVIESGALAIHAIGNGLSLANGLERKHAVKQVDRLLTNTKLNVWNLFDDWVPYVVAERTEIVVSMDWTEFDADDHSTLVISLQTSHGRNTPLLWKTHQKSLLKGQRNAHEKALLTKLKQTLPEGVFVTVVADRGFGYRELFECLEQELDFAYVIRFKGNILVGYPDMEQVPASDWLTPTGRTRTLKEVELTGQRQRVERVYCCHKSGMKEPWFLASNRVDLSAAKALQLYGQRWGIETSFRDIKDYKFGMGMGEVHIKNPARRDRLFLFSALAIVLLTLLGKAGDSAGLERTIKVNTSKTRTYSFFRQGVIYYQLLPKMKEDYARLLMEKFTYYLKQHRLYTRTFGII